A genomic window from Lotus japonicus ecotype B-129 chromosome 1, LjGifu_v1.2 includes:
- the LOC130731898 gene encoding uncharacterized protein LOC130731898 has protein sequence MEAKLDELEAKLDEIQFSVTQMLLKSHQQQFKSPQCYPRENFENIWCDPPCYHPQGQFQQSIYAPPCYYLQEEFQYPFHDPHDPHHSQEEFHQPWNDPPQFLEDLSKQYVVNQARFQQPRHEAPSILQEIQDMLNQMSANLNANADQRLQDVENLQAPINELVAGAHKLQQEAYAEIDDEDSNDEANQQEIHLPLPQRTNENEKMYPGEEENKLLDDFKKCFAMDEVKKMDVERGSKLAIFPHKPLLINLDIFEKVVFIGDSVDCKESTSMEEYFLKPLPKPPDKELIVECTDFSFTLISGWTHARKTFSLKLNIVMSHAEGARKQFGFVKIVADEIPPKPPDLWIVVVVPQDYELPLNARPPPDPGDSIFQSITRFHVSPAPLIPGFS, from the coding sequence CTCAATGTTATCCACgagagaattttgaaaatatttggtgtgaccCACCTTGCTATCATCCACAAGGGCAATTCCAGCAGTCTATTTATGCACCACCATGCTACTACCTGCAAGAGGAATTTCAATATCCTTTTCATGATCCACATGATCCACATCATTCACAAGAGGAATTCCATCAACCTTGGAATGATCCACCCCAATTTTTGGAAGACCTTTCAAAGCAATATGTAGTAAATCAAGCCCGGTTTCAACAACCGCGCCACGAGGCACCTTCCATATTGCAAGAAATTCAAGACATGTTGAACCAAATGTCTGCGAATCTCAATGCAAATGCTGATCAACGCCTACAAGATGTTGAAAATTTACAAGCTCCAATTAATGAGCTAGTTGCAGGCGCTCACAAATTGCAGCAGGAAGCTTATGCGGAGatagatgatgaagattctaATGATGAAGCCAACCAACAAGAAATACATCTCCCTCTTCCACAAAGAACTAATGAGAATGAGAAGATGTATcctggtgaagaagaaaataagttgttggatgatttcaagaaATGTTTTGCAATGGATGAAGTTAAGAAGATGGATGTAGAACGTGGATCTAAATTAGCAATATTTCCACATAAGccgcttttaattaatctagacatttttgaaaaagtcgTGTTTATTGGAGACTCTGTTGATTGCAAGGAGTCAACCTCAATGGAGGAATACTTTTTGAAACCTCTACCGAAACCTccagacaaagagttgattgttgaatgtactgatttttcatttactcttatttcaggttgGACACATGCTCGAAAAACGTTTTCACTCAAactgaacattgtcatgagtcatgctgaaggtgctagaaaacagtttgggtttgttaagattgttgcagatgagatccctccaaagccacctgacttgtggattgttgttgttgtgcctcaagactatgagcttcctcttaatgcaaggcctccaccggacccaggtgatagcatttttcagagcattaccaggtttcatgtctcgccagctcccttgatccctggtttttcctaa